Proteins from one Enterobacter bugandensis genomic window:
- the hypE gene encoding hydrogenase expression/formation protein HypE, which translates to MNTVEMAHGSGGQAMQQLINRLFMEAFNNPWLAEQEDQARIALSTLTAHGDRLAFSTDSYVIDPLFFPGGDIGKLAVCGTANDVAVSGAIPRYLSCGFILEEGLPMETLAAVVNSMAHTAREAGIAIVTGDTKVVQRGAADKLFVNTAGMGAIPADVHWGAQQLSVGDVLIVSGTLGCHGATILNLREGLGLDGELRSDCAVLTPLIQTLRDIPGVKALRDATRGGVNAVVHEFAASSGCGIELSERDLPVKPAVRGLCELLGLDPLNFANEGKLTIGVERSAAEAVLEQLRAHPLGKDAAIIGDVVERKGVRLTGLYGVKRTLDLPHAEPLPRIC; encoded by the coding sequence ATGAACACGGTGGAAATGGCGCACGGAAGCGGTGGACAGGCGATGCAGCAGCTGATTAACCGGCTGTTCATGGAGGCCTTTAATAACCCCTGGCTCGCCGAGCAGGAGGATCAGGCGCGCATCGCGCTCTCAACCCTCACCGCACACGGCGACCGGCTGGCGTTCTCCACCGACAGCTACGTGATTGACCCGCTATTCTTCCCGGGCGGCGATATTGGCAAGCTCGCCGTCTGCGGTACGGCCAACGACGTGGCCGTCAGCGGCGCCATTCCGCGCTACCTCTCCTGCGGATTTATCCTCGAAGAAGGATTACCGATGGAGACGCTTGCGGCAGTGGTCAACAGCATGGCGCACACCGCCCGCGAGGCGGGGATCGCTATCGTCACCGGGGATACCAAAGTGGTCCAGCGCGGCGCGGCGGATAAGCTCTTCGTCAACACCGCCGGAATGGGGGCGATCCCCGCCGACGTTCACTGGGGCGCGCAGCAGCTTTCGGTGGGCGACGTGCTGATTGTCAGCGGAACGCTGGGCTGCCACGGGGCAACCATCCTGAACCTGCGCGAAGGCCTGGGGCTGGACGGCGAGCTTCGCAGCGACTGCGCGGTGCTCACCCCGCTTATCCAGACGCTGCGCGACATACCGGGCGTCAAAGCCCTGCGCGACGCCACCCGGGGCGGGGTGAATGCCGTTGTCCACGAGTTCGCCGCAAGCAGCGGGTGCGGGATTGAACTGAGCGAACGCGACCTGCCCGTTAAGCCTGCCGTCCGGGGGCTGTGTGAGCTTTTAGGGCTTGACCCGCTAAACTTTGCCAACGAGGGCAAGCTGACGATCGGCGTGGAACGTTCGGCCGCGGAAGCCGTACTTGAACAGCTGAGAGCGCATCCCTTAGGGAAAGACGCGGCCATCATTGGCGACGTGGTTGAGCGCAAAGGGGTGCGCCTGACCGGACTTTACGGCGTGAAGCGCACGCTGGATCTGCCGCACGCTGAGCCGTTACCCCGAATTTGCTAG
- the flhA gene encoding formate hydrogenlyase transcriptional activator FlhA, with product MPYTPMSDLGQQGLFDITRTLLQQPDLGALSDALTRLVRQSALADSAAIVLWHSGTHRASYYSTRENGKTFEYEDETYLAHGPVRRILSRPEVLHCNFEEFRMAWPRLAESNLYQPFGHYGMLPLAAEGHIFGGCEFIRNTDQPWSESEYERLHTFTQIVAVVAEQIQSRVTNNVDYDLLSRERDNFRILVAITNAVLSRLDMDELVSEVAKEIHHYFRIDAISIALRGNRKGKLNIYSTHYLDEANPAHEQSEVDEAGTLSERVFKSKEILLLNLSEQDPVAPYERMLFNTWGNKIQTLCLLPLMSGSTMLGVLKLAQCDEAVFTTANLKLLRQIAERISIALDNALAYQEIHRLKERLVDENLALTEQLNNVDSEFGEIIGRSDAMYSVLKQVEMVAQSDSTVLILGETGTGKELIARAIHNLSNRNSRRMVKMNCAAMPAGLLESDLFGHERGAFTGASSQRLGRFELADKSSLFLDEVGDMPLELQPKLLRVLQEQEFERLGSNKLIQTDVRLIAATNRDLKKMVADREFRSDLYYRLNVFPICLPPLRERPEDIPLLVKAFTAKIARRMGRNIDSIPAETLRTLSSMEWPGNVRELENVIERAVLLTRGNVLQLSLPEVSLQEAPTLSAEVAQEGEDEYQLILRVLKETNGVVAGPKGAAQRLGLKRTTLLSRMKRLGIDKESLL from the coding sequence ATGCCGTATACACCGATGAGCGATCTTGGACAGCAGGGCCTGTTTGACATCACGCGCACACTTTTACAACAGCCCGATCTCGGCGCGCTGAGCGATGCCCTGACGCGGCTGGTCAGGCAATCAGCGCTGGCGGACAGCGCGGCGATTGTGCTCTGGCATAGCGGAACGCACCGCGCGAGCTACTATTCCACGCGCGAGAATGGCAAAACGTTTGAATACGAAGACGAAACGTACCTCGCGCACGGCCCGGTGCGCCGCATTCTCTCCCGGCCTGAAGTGCTGCACTGCAATTTTGAAGAGTTTCGGATGGCATGGCCGCGGCTGGCAGAGAGCAATCTCTATCAGCCTTTCGGTCATTACGGCATGCTGCCGCTGGCGGCGGAGGGCCATATCTTTGGCGGCTGCGAGTTTATCCGCAATACCGACCAGCCCTGGAGCGAGTCGGAGTACGAGCGGTTGCATACCTTCACCCAGATTGTGGCCGTCGTCGCGGAGCAGATCCAAAGCCGCGTCACCAATAACGTGGATTACGACCTGCTGAGCCGCGAGCGCGATAACTTCCGCATTCTGGTCGCCATCACCAACGCCGTACTCTCAAGACTCGACATGGACGAGCTGGTCAGCGAAGTCGCCAAGGAGATCCACCACTATTTCAGGATCGACGCCATCAGCATCGCGCTACGCGGGAACCGCAAAGGCAAGCTAAACATCTACTCCACCCACTATCTTGATGAGGCCAACCCGGCACACGAGCAGAGCGAGGTGGACGAAGCGGGCACCCTTTCTGAGCGGGTATTTAAAAGCAAAGAGATCCTGCTGCTGAATCTTAGCGAGCAGGATCCGGTGGCGCCGTACGAGCGGATGCTGTTTAACACCTGGGGCAACAAAATTCAGACCCTGTGCCTGCTGCCGCTGATGTCCGGCAGCACCATGCTTGGGGTGCTCAAACTGGCGCAGTGCGATGAAGCCGTGTTTACCACCGCCAACCTGAAGCTGCTGCGCCAGATCGCCGAGCGTATTTCCATCGCGCTGGATAACGCCCTCGCCTATCAGGAGATCCACCGCCTGAAAGAGCGGCTGGTGGACGAAAACCTGGCGCTGACCGAACAGCTCAACAACGTGGACAGCGAGTTTGGCGAAATCATCGGGCGCAGCGATGCCATGTACAGCGTGCTTAAGCAGGTGGAGATGGTGGCCCAGAGCGACAGCACGGTGCTGATCCTCGGTGAAACCGGCACCGGTAAAGAGCTGATAGCCCGCGCCATTCATAACCTGAGCAACCGCAACAGCCGGCGGATGGTGAAGATGAACTGCGCGGCGATGCCCGCGGGTCTGCTGGAAAGTGACCTCTTCGGCCACGAGCGCGGCGCGTTTACCGGGGCCAGCAGCCAGCGGCTGGGCCGTTTCGAACTGGCGGATAAAAGCTCGCTGTTCCTCGACGAAGTGGGCGATATGCCGCTGGAGCTGCAGCCCAAGCTGCTGCGCGTTTTGCAGGAGCAGGAGTTTGAGCGCCTCGGCAGCAACAAGCTGATCCAGACCGACGTGCGGCTGATTGCCGCCACCAACCGCGACCTGAAAAAGATGGTCGCCGACCGCGAGTTTCGCAGCGATCTCTACTATCGCCTGAACGTCTTTCCGATCTGCCTGCCGCCGCTGCGCGAGCGTCCGGAAGATATCCCGCTGCTGGTTAAAGCCTTTACCGCCAAGATCGCGCGCCGGATGGGGCGAAACATCGACAGCATTCCCGCCGAGACGCTGCGCACCCTCTCGTCGATGGAGTGGCCCGGAAACGTGCGAGAGCTGGAAAACGTCATTGAACGCGCGGTGCTGCTGACGCGCGGGAACGTGCTGCAGCTATCTTTGCCTGAAGTCTCCCTTCAGGAAGCCCCCACGCTTTCGGCAGAAGTCGCGCAGGAAGGCGAAGATGAATATCAGCTGATATTGCGCGTGCTGAAAGAGACCAACGGCGTGGTAGCCGGACCGAAGGGCGCAGCTCAGCGGCTGGGGCTGAAACGCACTACCTTGCTCTCTCGCATGAAGCGTCTGGGAATCGATAAAGAGAGCCTGCTTTAA
- the eitA gene encoding siderophore ABC transporter substrate-binding protein EitA, which translates to MKKVICALGLAIASVSSALATTYPLTIENCGYKETFTKAPERVVALGQNTVEILLLLGLEDKVKASAFWPTKVLPQLAEQNAKIKTLTVEIPTLESILAQNPDFVPAQLPLLLGPESKVAKREDLATVGVNSYLSPGMCATKKAAGDMYGSRQTLWDMTYLYKEIEDFAKIFNVEARGQAVIADFKKREADLRQEFGKNKKDLSFVFWFSSASPSADAYVGGKNSASGFIANVLGGHNAITAETEWPTVGWESIIAANPDVIVVSSLDRNRWALDNADEKIKFLKSDPAVSQLDAVKKGHIVVMDGQAMNPTIRTIYGAEQVGEQLRKLGLN; encoded by the coding sequence ATGAAGAAGGTCATCTGCGCGTTAGGCCTGGCGATTGCGTCGGTCAGTTCTGCTCTGGCAACCACATATCCTCTGACGATTGAAAACTGTGGCTATAAAGAGACATTCACTAAAGCGCCGGAACGCGTCGTGGCCCTCGGTCAGAACACCGTGGAAATTTTGCTCCTGCTGGGGCTGGAAGATAAGGTCAAAGCCAGCGCCTTCTGGCCGACCAAAGTGCTGCCGCAACTGGCTGAGCAGAATGCAAAAATCAAAACCCTGACCGTCGAAATTCCGACTCTTGAATCCATCCTTGCGCAAAACCCCGATTTTGTTCCTGCACAGCTGCCGCTGCTGCTTGGGCCGGAAAGTAAGGTCGCAAAACGTGAAGATCTGGCTACCGTCGGCGTGAACAGCTATTTATCTCCAGGCATGTGCGCCACCAAAAAAGCGGCAGGCGATATGTACGGCAGCCGCCAGACGCTGTGGGATATGACGTACCTTTATAAAGAGATTGAAGATTTCGCGAAGATTTTCAACGTTGAAGCGCGCGGCCAGGCCGTTATCGCTGATTTCAAAAAACGTGAGGCCGACCTGCGTCAGGAATTTGGTAAAAACAAAAAAGATCTCTCGTTTGTTTTCTGGTTCTCAAGCGCCTCGCCTTCGGCAGATGCCTATGTCGGCGGGAAAAACAGCGCCTCCGGTTTTATTGCTAACGTGCTGGGTGGCCATAACGCCATTACCGCTGAGACCGAATGGCCGACCGTCGGCTGGGAAAGTATTATTGCCGCGAACCCTGATGTGATTGTCGTCTCCAGTCTGGACCGCAACCGCTGGGCGCTGGATAACGCGGATGAGAAAATCAAATTCCTGAAAAGCGATCCTGCCGTGAGCCAGCTTGATGCCGTCAAAAAAGGCCATATCGTGGTGATGGACGGTCAGGCGATGAACCCAACGATTCGTACAATTTACGGTGCTGAACAGGTGGGTGAACAGCTCAGAAAACTGGGGCTGAACTGA
- a CDS encoding FecCD family ABC transporter permease, producing MTVAVLQARQGLILTTSALLAVVLLFLVIALGVSVGELSIPLSNVFYAIGNKLGLTDVPLNRIYESVIWDFRLSRALVAACCGAGLAICGAVLQSLLKNALAEPYVLGVSAGASTGAVSVVVLGIGTGAVSLSAGAFAGAFAAFAFVAFLTNGARGGNERTILAGVAASQLFNAITAYTISTSASAQQARDVMFWLLGSFSGVRWPEFQLALVVVLAGLAVCLYYSRALDAFTFGDDAAASLGIAVPWVRLALFTTTALITATIVSMAGSIGFVGLVVPHVMRFLFGPLHRTLLIASALAGAILMVLADIASRMLIAPQSLPVGVVTALVGVPFFAVIIYRSRNK from the coding sequence ATGACGGTAGCCGTACTTCAGGCCCGCCAGGGCCTGATCCTGACCACTTCCGCTCTGCTTGCCGTTGTCCTGCTGTTTTTAGTGATTGCTCTTGGTGTCAGCGTTGGCGAGCTGTCGATTCCGCTGTCCAACGTCTTTTACGCTATTGGTAATAAGCTGGGGCTGACCGACGTTCCGCTCAACCGCATCTATGAGAGCGTGATCTGGGACTTTCGCCTGAGCCGCGCGCTGGTGGCGGCCTGCTGCGGGGCCGGTTTAGCCATCTGCGGTGCCGTGCTGCAAAGCCTGCTGAAGAACGCGCTGGCGGAACCTTACGTGCTCGGCGTGTCGGCGGGTGCCTCAACCGGGGCGGTGTCGGTCGTCGTCCTGGGCATCGGCACCGGCGCGGTATCGCTCTCTGCGGGCGCGTTTGCCGGGGCGTTCGCCGCCTTTGCGTTTGTCGCCTTTCTGACGAACGGCGCGCGCGGCGGCAATGAACGCACCATTCTGGCAGGCGTTGCTGCATCTCAGCTTTTCAACGCCATTACCGCCTACACCATCAGCACCTCCGCCAGCGCGCAGCAGGCGCGCGACGTGATGTTCTGGCTGCTGGGCAGCTTTAGCGGCGTGCGTTGGCCGGAATTCCAGCTGGCGCTGGTTGTCGTGCTGGCGGGCCTTGCCGTCTGCCTCTACTATTCCCGGGCGCTGGACGCCTTTACCTTTGGTGATGACGCGGCTGCCTCCTTAGGCATTGCCGTGCCCTGGGTGCGTCTTGCCCTGTTTACCACCACGGCCCTGATCACCGCAACCATCGTCAGCATGGCGGGCTCAATCGGCTTTGTAGGGCTGGTGGTGCCGCACGTCATGCGCTTCCTGTTCGGGCCGCTGCACCGCACGCTGCTGATTGCCAGCGCGCTGGCGGGGGCGATCCTGATGGTGCTGGCCGATATCGCCTCGCGCATGCTGATTGCCCCGCAAAGCCTGCCCGTCGGCGTGGTCACCGCGCTGGTGGGCGTACCTTTCTTTGCCGTGATTATCTACCGCTCAAGGAATAAGTGA
- the eitC gene encoding siderophore ABC transporter ATP-binding protein EitC — translation MSICAEDITWKVGKKVIVNGVSLKVSRGETVGLLGPNGCGKSSLLRILAGLRRPDAGSVTLDGQDISRIAKKQLARRVAFVEQHGMTDANMRVRDVVKLGRIPHHSPFSNWSAQDDDTVTAALQRVDMLDRSEQGWLSLSGGERQRVHIARALAQTPTEILLDEPTNHLDIHHQMQLMQLISQLPVTSIVAIHDLNHASMFCDSLIVMQKGQIVATGTPQDILSESLLWDVFRVKTKIEISPFHGKKHIHFIV, via the coding sequence ATGAGTATCTGCGCTGAAGATATTACCTGGAAGGTAGGCAAAAAAGTTATCGTCAATGGTGTCTCGCTGAAGGTTTCACGCGGCGAAACGGTGGGTTTGCTTGGTCCTAACGGCTGCGGCAAATCGTCCCTTTTGCGTATCCTGGCAGGCCTGCGTCGCCCGGATGCGGGCAGCGTGACCCTGGACGGGCAGGACATTTCCCGCATCGCCAAAAAGCAGCTCGCCCGCCGGGTGGCGTTCGTTGAGCAGCACGGGATGACCGACGCCAATATGCGCGTGCGCGACGTGGTCAAACTTGGACGTATTCCGCACCACTCCCCTTTTTCTAACTGGAGCGCGCAGGATGACGACACCGTCACCGCGGCTCTGCAGCGTGTCGATATGCTGGACCGCAGCGAGCAGGGTTGGCTGAGCCTGTCCGGCGGCGAGCGTCAGCGGGTGCATATTGCCCGCGCGCTGGCGCAAACGCCAACCGAAATCCTGCTGGATGAACCGACCAACCACCTGGATATCCATCATCAGATGCAGCTGATGCAGTTGATCAGCCAATTACCCGTTACCAGTATCGTCGCCATCCACGATCTCAACCACGCTTCAATGTTCTGCGACTCGCTGATTGTGATGCAGAAGGGGCAAATTGTGGCGACCGGAACGCCGCAGGACATCTTATCCGAGTCGTTGCTCTGGGATGTCTTCCGGGTCAAAACCAAAATTGAGATCTCGCCGTTTCATGGCAAAAAGCACATTCACTTTATCGTTTAG
- a CDS encoding MDR family MFS transporter, whose product MTLRPATTLWPPVLLGSQFVFNIGFYAVVPFLAIFLRDDMLLSGGLIGLILGLRTFSQQGMFIVGGALSDRFGAKVIILSGCIVRVSGYLLLAFGGSLWPIILGACLTGVGGALFSPSIEALLAKAGTHSEAKGKRSRAEWFALFAVCGELGAVLGPVAGALLTGLGFRQVALAGAGVFIIALVVLYFCLPAAGQRSQKIKIVPWWTTFRQPRFVAFIIAYSSWLLSYNQLYLALPVEIQRSGGNEKDLGPLFMLASVLIITLQLPLARFARRVGAVNILPVGFLLLSAAFASVAMFAATEPPEGWLRLLPSVSFVTLLTLGQMLLVPSAKDLIPRFADESTLGAHYGALSTAGGIAVLAGNLLFGSLLDRALVPSTQAIYPWLLLALFPLCSALALNVICRPLRS is encoded by the coding sequence ATGACCCTTCGCCCCGCCACCACGCTCTGGCCGCCCGTTTTACTGGGTAGCCAGTTTGTTTTTAACATTGGGTTTTACGCCGTCGTTCCCTTCCTGGCGATATTTCTGCGTGACGACATGCTGCTCTCCGGCGGGCTCATCGGGCTGATCCTGGGCCTGCGCACGTTCTCGCAGCAGGGGATGTTTATCGTTGGCGGTGCGCTCTCGGACCGGTTTGGCGCGAAGGTCATCATCCTCAGCGGCTGTATAGTTCGTGTTTCAGGCTATCTGCTGCTGGCCTTCGGGGGATCGCTGTGGCCGATTATTCTGGGCGCGTGTCTGACGGGCGTCGGCGGCGCGCTATTTTCTCCCTCAATTGAGGCTCTGCTGGCGAAAGCGGGTACCCACAGCGAGGCGAAAGGGAAACGAAGCCGGGCGGAGTGGTTTGCGCTCTTTGCCGTCTGCGGGGAACTCGGCGCGGTACTGGGCCCGGTTGCTGGCGCTCTGCTAACGGGGCTTGGCTTCCGCCAGGTGGCGCTGGCGGGGGCAGGCGTCTTTATCATTGCGCTAGTGGTGCTTTACTTCTGTCTGCCTGCTGCCGGGCAACGTTCACAGAAGATAAAAATAGTGCCCTGGTGGACAACGTTCCGCCAGCCGCGCTTTGTCGCCTTTATCATTGCCTACAGCTCCTGGCTGTTAAGCTATAACCAGCTCTATCTGGCGCTGCCGGTGGAGATCCAGCGCTCCGGCGGTAACGAGAAAGATCTCGGCCCGCTTTTTATGCTGGCCTCCGTTCTGATCATTACCTTACAGCTGCCGCTGGCGCGTTTCGCCCGACGCGTGGGCGCGGTGAACATTCTTCCGGTGGGCTTTTTGCTGCTTTCCGCCGCCTTTGCGAGCGTGGCAATGTTTGCGGCAACAGAACCGCCTGAGGGCTGGCTGCGGCTTCTGCCCTCGGTCTCGTTTGTCACGCTGCTGACGCTGGGGCAGATGCTGCTGGTGCCGTCGGCAAAAGATCTCATTCCGCGGTTCGCCGATGAATCCACGCTGGGCGCGCACTATGGCGCACTCTCCACCGCCGGAGGCATTGCGGTACTGGCTGGAAACTTGTTATTTGGCAGCCTGCTGGATCGCGCGCTGGTGCCTTCAACGCAGGCGATTTACCCGTGGCTGCTGCTGGCGCTCTTTCCACTCTGCAGCGCGCTGGCCCTGAACGTGATTTGCCGCCCGCTACGAAGCTGA
- a CDS encoding nitrous oxide-stimulated promoter family protein gives MTGKRISREKETIAKMIALYAKQCPQASQEAGHYQALNAYADKRLDKCVFGEEKPACKQCPVHCYQPARREEMKQIMRWAGPRMLWRHPILTVLHLMDDRRPVPELPEKYRPKK, from the coding sequence ATGACCGGTAAACGCATATCACGTGAAAAAGAGACCATCGCGAAAATGATCGCGTTGTACGCAAAGCAGTGTCCACAGGCTTCTCAGGAAGCGGGGCATTATCAGGCGCTCAACGCGTATGCTGATAAGCGCCTGGATAAGTGCGTTTTTGGTGAAGAAAAGCCCGCCTGTAAACAATGCCCGGTGCACTGCTACCAGCCTGCCAGACGTGAAGAGATGAAGCAGATTATGCGCTGGGCAGGCCCGCGTATGTTATGGCGTCACCCCATTCTGACCGTCCTCCATCTGATGGATGACCGTCGTCCGGTGCCGGAACTGCCGGAGAAGTATCGCCCGAAAAAGTGA
- a CDS encoding SymE family type I addiction module toxin, whose amino-acid sequence MKEIAIGKPYRHLKVGYFRKRHEDRKTKIPKRYSVHAALSLKGDWLEKAGFTTNSQVRVGVEHGKIVIELMSEGAS is encoded by the coding sequence ATGAAAGAGATCGCGATCGGCAAACCCTACCGCCATTTAAAAGTGGGATATTTCAGAAAACGTCACGAGGATCGAAAAACGAAGATACCAAAGCGATACAGCGTGCATGCGGCGCTGAGCTTAAAAGGAGACTGGCTTGAAAAGGCGGGCTTTACCACCAACTCCCAGGTCAGGGTGGGCGTCGAGCATGGAAAAATCGTCATTGAGTTAATGTCTGAAGGCGCCTCGTAA
- the mutS gene encoding DNA mismatch repair protein MutS — translation MSTIDNFDAHTPMMQQYLKLKAQHPEILLFYRMGDFYELFYDDAKRASQLLDISLTKRGASAGEPIPMAGIPHHAVENYLAKLVNQGESVAICEQIGDPATSKGPVERKVVRIVTPGTISDEALLQERQDNLLAALWQDGKGFGYATLDISSGRFRLSEPADRETMAAELQRTNPAELLYAEDFAEMALIEGRRGLRRRPLWEFEIDTARQQLNLQFGTRDLIGFGVENAPRGLCAAGCLLQYVKDTQRTALPHIRSITMERQQDSIIMDAATRRNLEITQNLAGGVENTLASVLDSTVTPMGSRMLKRWLHMPIRDTDTLVCRQQTIAALQDRYTELQPVLRQVGDLERILARLALRTARPRDLARMRHAFQQLPELRAQLSDVDSAPVQKLRETMGEFTELRELLERAIIDAPPVLVRDGGVIAPGYNEELDEWRALADGATDYLDKLEIRERERLGLDTLKVGYNAVHGYYIQISRGQSHLAPIHYVRRQTLKNAERYIIPELKEYEDKVLTSKGKALALEKQLYDELFDMLMPHLADLQLSASALAELDVLVNLAERAETLNYTCPTFTDKPGIRITEGRHPVVEQVLNEPFIANPLSLSPQRRMLIITGPNMGGKSTYMRQTALIALLAYIGSYVPAQKVEIGPIDRIFTRVGAADDLASGRSTFMVEMTETANILHNATEHSLVLMDEVGRGTSTYDGLSLAWACAESLANKIKAMTLFATHYFELTQLPEKMEGVANVHLDALEHGDTIAFMHTVQDGAASKSYGLAVAALAGVPKEVIKRARQKLRELESLSPNAAATQIDGTQMSLLAPAEETSPAVEALENLDPDSLTPRQALEWIYRLKSLV, via the coding sequence ATGAGCACAATCGACAATTTCGACGCACATACGCCGATGATGCAGCAGTACCTGAAGCTGAAGGCACAGCATCCGGAAATCCTGCTGTTTTACCGCATGGGCGATTTTTACGAGCTGTTTTATGACGATGCTAAACGTGCGTCGCAGTTGCTCGACATCTCGCTAACCAAACGTGGCGCATCCGCAGGCGAGCCCATCCCGATGGCCGGTATCCCGCACCACGCGGTTGAAAACTACTTGGCCAAGCTGGTGAATCAGGGTGAGTCCGTTGCCATCTGCGAACAAATCGGCGATCCGGCAACCTCGAAAGGCCCGGTTGAGCGCAAAGTCGTGCGCATCGTCACGCCAGGCACCATCAGTGATGAAGCCCTGCTTCAGGAGCGCCAGGATAACCTGCTGGCGGCGCTGTGGCAGGACGGCAAAGGGTTTGGCTACGCCACGCTGGACATCAGCTCCGGGCGTTTTCGCCTGAGTGAGCCGGCTGACCGCGAAACGATGGCTGCCGAACTGCAGCGCACCAACCCGGCAGAATTGCTCTACGCCGAAGACTTCGCCGAAATGGCGCTGATTGAAGGCCGTCGCGGATTGCGCCGTCGCCCGCTGTGGGAATTTGAAATTGATACCGCGCGCCAGCAGCTGAACCTGCAGTTCGGTACCCGCGATCTGATTGGCTTTGGCGTGGAAAATGCTCCACGCGGGCTGTGTGCCGCAGGTTGCCTGCTGCAGTACGTGAAAGACACCCAGCGCACCGCCCTGCCGCATATCCGCTCTATCACCATGGAGCGCCAGCAGGACAGCATCATCATGGATGCCGCCACGCGCCGTAACCTGGAGATCACCCAGAACCTGGCAGGTGGCGTTGAAAACACGCTCGCGTCGGTGCTCGACAGCACGGTGACGCCAATGGGCAGTCGCATGCTGAAGCGCTGGCTGCATATGCCGATTCGCGATACCGATACGCTGGTTTGCCGCCAGCAGACGATTGCTGCGTTGCAGGATCGCTATACCGAGCTGCAGCCGGTCCTGCGCCAGGTGGGCGATCTGGAGCGTATCCTGGCCCGTCTGGCATTGCGCACCGCGCGACCACGCGACCTCGCGCGGATGCGACATGCTTTCCAGCAGCTGCCGGAACTGCGTGCGCAGCTGAGTGACGTTGACAGCGCGCCGGTACAGAAACTCCGTGAAACGATGGGCGAATTCACTGAACTTCGCGAACTGCTGGAGCGCGCCATTATCGATGCGCCTCCGGTTCTGGTGCGCGACGGCGGCGTGATTGCCCCAGGCTACAACGAGGAGCTGGACGAATGGCGCGCGCTGGCTGACGGTGCGACGGACTACCTGGATAAGCTGGAAATCCGCGAGCGCGAGCGTCTTGGGCTCGATACGCTGAAAGTGGGGTATAACGCGGTACACGGTTACTACATTCAGATCAGCCGTGGGCAGAGCCATCTGGCGCCGATTCACTACGTACGTCGTCAGACCTTGAAAAACGCCGAGCGTTACATCATTCCCGAGCTGAAAGAGTACGAGGACAAAGTACTCACCTCGAAAGGTAAAGCCCTGGCGCTGGAAAAACAGCTGTATGACGAGCTATTCGACATGCTGATGCCGCACCTTGCTGACCTGCAGCTCAGCGCCAGCGCGCTGGCGGAGCTGGACGTGCTGGTGAACCTGGCAGAACGGGCTGAAACGCTGAACTATACCTGCCCGACCTTTACCGACAAGCCCGGCATTCGCATTACGGAAGGCCGTCACCCGGTCGTTGAGCAGGTGCTGAACGAACCGTTCATCGCCAACCCGCTGAGCCTCTCGCCGCAGAGAAGAATGCTGATCATTACCGGCCCGAACATGGGCGGTAAGAGTACCTACATGCGCCAGACGGCGCTGATTGCTTTGCTCGCGTATATCGGCAGCTACGTCCCGGCGCAAAAAGTGGAGATTGGCCCCATCGATCGTATCTTCACCCGCGTTGGGGCAGCGGACGATCTGGCGAGCGGTCGCTCAACCTTCATGGTCGAGATGACCGAAACGGCTAATATTCTGCATAACGCGACGGAGCACAGCCTGGTGCTGATGGATGAGGTGGGACGCGGAACCTCAACCTATGACGGCCTGTCTCTGGCCTGGGCCTGTGCTGAAAGCCTCGCGAATAAAATCAAGGCCATGACGCTGTTCGCCACCCACTACTTCGAGCTGACGCAGCTGCCGGAGAAAATGGAAGGCGTGGCTAACGTTCATCTTGATGCGCTGGAGCACGGCGACACCATCGCCTTTATGCACACGGTGCAGGATGGCGCGGCGAGCAAGAGCTATGGCCTGGCCGTTGCGGCGCTGGCAGGTGTACCAAAAGAGGTGATCAAGCGCGCTCGCCAGAAGCTGCGTGAGCTGGAAAGCCTCTCGCCGAATGCGGCGGCGACGCAGATTGATGGCACCCAGATGTCGCTGTTGGCGCCAGCTGAAGAAACGTCGCCTGCGGTGGAAGCGCTGGAGAACCTCGACCCGGATTCACTGACGCCGCGTCAGGCGCTGGAGTGGATTTACCGGTTGAAGAGTCTGGTTTAG
- a CDS encoding non-oxidative hydroxyarylic acid decarboxylases subunit D, whose product MICPRCADEHIEVMATSPMKGVWTVYQCQHCLYTWRDTEPLRRTSREHYPEAFRMTQKDIDEAPQVPTIPPLL is encoded by the coding sequence ATGATTTGTCCACGTTGTGCCGATGAGCATATTGAAGTGATGGCGACGTCACCGATGAAAGGGGTCTGGACCGTTTACCAGTGCCAGCATTGTCTTTATACCTGGCGCGATACCGAACCGCTGCGTCGTACCAGCCGCGAGCATTACCCGGAAGCGTTCCGCATGACGCAGAAGGATATTGATGAAGCACCGCAGGTGCCGACGATCCCGCCGCTGTTGTAA